A single region of the Latilactobacillus curvatus JCM 1096 = DSM 20019 genome encodes:
- the uvrB gene encoding excinuclease ABC subunit UvrB gives MIERQNDNQFDLVAPYEPAGDQPAAIETLTKNFEAGAKAQVLMGATGTGKTFTMSNVIKNLNKPTLIISHNKTLAGQLYAEFKQFFPNNAVEYFVSYYDYYQPEAYVPSSDTYIEKDSSINDEIDKLRHSATSALLERNDVIVVASVSCIFGLGDPNEYQDHVLSLRPGMEIERNDLLRQLVDIQFERNDIDFQRGRFRVRGDVVEIFPASRDDHALRVEFFGDEIDRIVEVDALTGEVIGEREHVAIFPATHFMTSEEKMEKAIKSIKAELEGRLTELKADGKLLEAQRLEQRTNYDLEMMQEMGYCSGIENYSRHMEDRAAGEPPYTLLDFFPKDSIMMIDESHVTMPQIRGMYNGDRARKQMLIDYGFRLPSALDNRPLTLPEFEEHVNEIMYVSATPGPYEAEQTDIQVDQIIRPTGLLDPNIEVRPIMGQIDDLVGEINDRIEKNERVFITTLTKKMSEDLTDYLKELGIKVRYLHSDIKTLERTEIIRDLRLGKFDVLIGINLLREGIDVPEVSLVAILDADKEGFLRSERSLIQTIGRASRNQNGQVLLYADKITDSMRNAMDETKRRRSIQEAYNEAHHMTPKTIIKPVRDAISVVQSVEHPEEVKMTNEIDFDSMSKAEKLEMVERLSEQMRNAAKKLDFEQAATLRDTILEIKSEID, from the coding sequence ATGATTGAACGACAGAATGATAACCAATTTGATTTAGTGGCGCCCTATGAACCAGCTGGGGACCAACCAGCGGCAATTGAAACGTTAACTAAGAACTTCGAGGCGGGTGCAAAAGCACAAGTCTTGATGGGGGCGACTGGGACCGGGAAGACCTTTACGATGTCGAACGTCATCAAGAATTTAAACAAACCAACATTGATCATTTCGCATAATAAGACTTTGGCAGGCCAGCTCTATGCCGAGTTTAAGCAATTTTTCCCGAATAACGCGGTAGAATATTTTGTCAGTTACTACGATTATTACCAACCAGAAGCTTATGTGCCTTCAAGTGATACCTACATCGAAAAAGATTCGAGTATTAACGACGAAATCGACAAACTACGGCATTCAGCAACCAGTGCGCTGTTGGAACGCAACGATGTGATTGTGGTTGCGTCGGTTTCATGTATTTTCGGCTTAGGTGATCCGAATGAATATCAAGATCACGTCCTTTCGTTACGGCCAGGGATGGAGATTGAGCGCAATGACTTATTGCGTCAATTGGTGGATATTCAATTTGAACGGAACGACATTGATTTCCAACGGGGCCGTTTCCGCGTCCGTGGTGACGTGGTCGAGATTTTCCCGGCTTCACGTGATGATCATGCGTTGCGGGTTGAATTCTTCGGCGATGAGATTGATCGAATCGTTGAAGTTGACGCGCTAACCGGTGAAGTCATTGGTGAACGCGAACATGTTGCGATTTTCCCAGCAACGCATTTCATGACTAGTGAAGAAAAGATGGAAAAAGCCATTAAGAGTATCAAGGCTGAATTAGAAGGCCGACTAACGGAATTGAAGGCGGACGGCAAGTTGTTGGAAGCCCAACGTTTGGAACAACGAACGAATTACGATCTTGAGATGATGCAAGAAATGGGCTATTGCTCGGGGATCGAAAACTATTCACGGCACATGGAGGATCGTGCGGCGGGGGAACCACCTTATACGTTGCTCGATTTCTTCCCGAAAGATTCAATCATGATGATTGATGAATCCCATGTAACGATGCCGCAAATTCGCGGGATGTATAACGGGGATCGTGCCCGGAAGCAAATGTTAATCGATTATGGGTTCCGATTACCAAGTGCGCTTGATAATCGGCCTTTGACGCTACCTGAATTCGAAGAACACGTCAATGAAATCATGTACGTTTCTGCGACTCCAGGCCCTTATGAAGCTGAACAAACCGATATTCAGGTCGATCAGATTATTCGACCAACTGGCTTGTTAGATCCGAATATTGAGGTCCGGCCGATTATGGGCCAGATTGATGATTTGGTCGGCGAAATTAATGATCGGATTGAAAAGAACGAACGCGTCTTTATTACAACGTTAACCAAGAAGATGTCGGAAGATTTAACTGACTATCTCAAAGAACTGGGGATTAAAGTCCGTTACTTGCATAGTGATATCAAGACTTTGGAACGAACGGAAATTATCCGTGATTTACGGCTTGGTAAGTTTGACGTCTTAATTGGGATTAACTTGTTGCGGGAAGGGATTGACGTCCCTGAAGTCTCGTTAGTGGCAATTTTGGATGCCGATAAAGAAGGTTTCTTGCGGAGCGAGCGCTCATTGATTCAAACAATCGGCCGTGCTTCTCGGAATCAAAACGGGCAAGTCCTTTTGTATGCCGATAAGATTACCGATTCGATGCGCAATGCAATGGATGAAACCAAGCGGCGGCGTTCGATTCAAGAAGCCTACAACGAAGCACATCACATGACGCCGAAGACGATTATCAAACCAGTTCGGGATGCGATTTCGGTTGTTCAATCAGTCGAACACCCTGAAGAAGTCAAGATGACCAACGAGATTGATTTCGATAGTATGTCGAAAGCTGAAAAACTAGAAATGGTAGAACGGTTATCTGAACAAATGCGGAATGCGGCCAAGAAACTGGACTTCGAACAGGCAGCTACGTTACGGGATACCATCTTAGAGATTAAGAGTGAAATTGATTAA
- the uvrA gene encoding excinuclease ABC subunit UvrA has product MANDKIVIHGARAHNLKDIDVTIPRDKLVVVTGLSGSGKSSLAFDTLYAEGQRRYVESLSAYARQFLGQMDKPDVDSIDGLSPAISIDQKTTSKNPRSTVGTVTEINDYLRLLWARVGHPICPNDGTEISSQSVEQMVDRVLALPEKTKLQVMSPIIRGKKGQHKKVFEKIQREGYVRVQVDSEVMDVSADIELDKNKKHDINIVVDRIVVKDGVRSRLFDSFEAALRLSEGYATADIIGGEQLLFSEHYACPICGFTVGALEPRLFSFNAPFGACTDCDGLGVKLEVDMDLVIPDTSKTLREGAIAPWNPISSQYYPQMLEQACKSFKIDMDRPFSKLTPRQKDIILNGSQGKNFHFHYENDFGGVRDVDVPFEGVLANIDRRYRETNSDFTRTQMRTYMTELTCQTCHGARLNRQALAVKVGGQDIAAVSDNAIKEALPFFDQLELSEKDSVVAKPILKEVHDRLTFLINVGLDYLTLSRSAGTLSGGEAQRIRLATQIGSNLSGVLYILDEPSIGLHQRDNDRLIGSLKKMRDLGNTLIVVEHDEDTMRAADYLIDIGPGAGELGGEVMAAGTPTEVEHNPKSLTGRYLAGSEYIPVPLERRQGNGKKIRVTGAAENNLKNLTVDFPLGEFVAVTGVSGSGKSTLVNTILKKALAQKMNRNSAKPGQYKTITGYQNLEKLINIDQSPIGRTPRSNPATYTGVFDNIRDLFAQTNEAKLRGYKKGRFSFNVKGGRCEACKGDGIIKIEMNFLPDVYVPCEVCHGSRYNSETLEVVYKGKNIAEILDMTVGEATVFFANIPKIARKLQTIVDVGLGYVTLGQSATTLSGGEAQRMKLASELQKQSTGKNLYILDEPTTGLHTDDIKRLLGVLERLVEEGNTILVIEHNLDVIKTADHIIDLGPEGGDKGGTIVATGTPEEIANVSESYTGQYLKPVLERDTARTIAAQD; this is encoded by the coding sequence ATGGCAAATGATAAGATCGTCATTCATGGCGCAAGAGCGCATAATTTAAAAGATATTGATGTTACAATTCCACGGGATAAACTGGTGGTTGTGACGGGATTGTCGGGCTCTGGGAAGAGTTCGTTAGCGTTTGATACATTATATGCCGAAGGACAACGGCGCTACGTCGAGAGTTTATCGGCTTATGCGCGCCAATTCTTAGGCCAGATGGATAAACCGGATGTTGATTCAATTGATGGGCTCAGTCCTGCGATTTCGATCGACCAAAAAACAACGTCTAAAAATCCGCGTTCGACAGTCGGGACAGTCACGGAAATTAATGATTATCTCCGGCTTTTATGGGCGCGGGTCGGTCATCCAATCTGTCCGAACGATGGGACTGAAATTAGTAGTCAATCCGTTGAACAGATGGTTGATCGTGTCTTAGCGTTACCTGAGAAGACGAAACTCCAGGTGATGTCACCGATTATTCGTGGCAAAAAAGGGCAACATAAAAAAGTATTTGAAAAAATCCAACGAGAAGGCTATGTCCGTGTTCAAGTCGATAGTGAAGTCATGGACGTTAGTGCCGATATCGAATTGGATAAGAATAAAAAACACGACATTAATATCGTGGTGGATCGAATCGTCGTCAAAGACGGTGTCCGGTCCCGTTTATTTGACTCGTTCGAAGCGGCTCTGCGCTTATCAGAAGGGTATGCGACTGCCGATATCATCGGTGGCGAACAACTACTTTTCTCAGAACACTATGCCTGCCCAATCTGTGGCTTTACGGTGGGCGCGTTAGAACCCCGCTTGTTCTCGTTCAACGCACCGTTTGGGGCCTGCACAGACTGTGATGGTTTAGGGGTTAAGCTAGAAGTCGATATGGATTTAGTGATTCCTGATACCAGCAAGACATTGCGCGAAGGAGCCATTGCGCCTTGGAATCCAATTAGCTCTCAATATTATCCACAGATGCTCGAACAAGCTTGCAAGTCATTTAAAATTGACATGGATCGACCATTTAGCAAATTAACACCACGCCAAAAAGACATTATCTTAAATGGTTCTCAGGGTAAGAACTTCCACTTCCATTATGAAAATGATTTCGGTGGTGTGCGTGATGTGGACGTGCCGTTTGAAGGTGTATTAGCCAATATTGACCGCCGTTATCGTGAAACCAATAGTGATTTCACACGGACGCAAATGCGGACGTATATGACTGAATTAACGTGTCAAACCTGTCATGGTGCTCGTTTAAATCGACAAGCTTTGGCTGTTAAAGTGGGCGGCCAAGATATCGCTGCCGTTTCAGACAACGCCATCAAAGAAGCTTTACCATTCTTCGATCAACTTGAACTTTCTGAAAAAGACAGTGTGGTTGCCAAACCAATCTTGAAAGAAGTGCATGATCGGTTAACTTTCTTGATTAACGTCGGTCTGGATTATTTAACGCTCAGTCGGTCAGCCGGGACCCTTTCTGGTGGGGAAGCCCAACGGATTCGTTTAGCCACGCAAATTGGTTCGAACTTATCTGGCGTGCTCTACATCCTCGATGAACCGTCAATTGGTTTGCATCAACGTGATAATGACCGTTTGATCGGGTCACTGAAGAAGATGCGCGACTTAGGCAATACATTAATTGTTGTTGAACATGATGAAGATACAATGCGCGCGGCTGATTACCTGATCGATATCGGGCCCGGCGCTGGTGAACTCGGTGGTGAAGTGATGGCCGCTGGGACCCCAACTGAAGTCGAACATAATCCGAAATCATTGACGGGCCGTTATTTAGCCGGTTCCGAATATATTCCAGTACCGCTAGAACGGCGTCAAGGCAATGGCAAGAAGATTCGCGTGACCGGTGCGGCTGAAAATAACTTGAAGAATCTGACGGTTGATTTCCCATTAGGTGAATTTGTCGCGGTTACTGGTGTTTCAGGTTCAGGCAAGTCAACCTTAGTCAATACGATTTTGAAAAAAGCTTTGGCACAAAAGATGAACCGTAACTCAGCAAAACCAGGTCAATATAAAACAATTACAGGTTATCAGAATCTTGAAAAACTGATTAATATTGATCAAAGTCCAATTGGTCGGACACCGCGGAGTAATCCAGCAACGTACACCGGCGTCTTTGACAATATTCGTGATTTGTTTGCGCAAACCAATGAAGCCAAACTACGCGGTTATAAAAAAGGCCGTTTTAGTTTTAACGTTAAAGGTGGCCGCTGTGAAGCCTGCAAGGGTGACGGCATTATCAAGATTGAAATGAATTTCTTACCAGACGTGTATGTGCCGTGTGAAGTCTGTCATGGCAGTCGCTATAATTCAGAAACCTTGGAAGTCGTCTATAAGGGCAAGAACATTGCCGAAATCTTAGACATGACGGTCGGTGAAGCCACAGTCTTCTTCGCAAACATTCCCAAGATTGCCCGCAAGTTACAAACGATTGTGGATGTCGGCTTAGGCTACGTCACATTGGGCCAGTCTGCCACAACCTTATCGGGTGGAGAAGCCCAACGGATGAAGTTGGCCTCTGAATTACAGAAACAATCAACGGGTAAGAATTTATACATCCTCGATGAACCAACGACTGGCTTGCATACCGACGATATCAAGCGCTTGTTGGGCGTTTTGGAACGGTTAGTTGAAGAAGGTAACACGATCTTAGTGATTGAACATAACTTAGATGTTATTAAGACTGCCGATCACATCATTGACTTAGGACCAGAAGGCGGCGATAAAGGCGGGACAATTGTCGCGACCGGTACGCCAGAAGAAATTGCCAACGTCAGTGAAAGCTATACAGGCCAATATTTAAAACCTGTTTTAGAACGCGATACAGCACGCACAATTGCCGCTCAGGATTAA
- a CDS encoding HdeD family acid-resistance protein, translated as MFRKNEWHFDWSEFMTGIIFLIVAYCLFNQPGKTLSGLVIVIAIAAIIRGIAKISAYSRLRQETGMRATLMLVDAIVDVILGILFILNIPAGVAALGYIFAFWFLFDSIVALLNVGHLKQFNTGLYIVSMILNILGVIVGILLLMDPVVTAVTMVTLVGFYFAFFGINAIIIAFARRL; from the coding sequence ATGTTTAGAAAAAATGAATGGCACTTTGATTGGTCAGAATTTATGACGGGGATTATTTTCTTAATCGTTGCATATTGCTTGTTTAATCAACCAGGTAAGACATTATCTGGTTTGGTAATCGTGATTGCGATTGCGGCGATTATTCGGGGAATTGCCAAAATCAGTGCATATAGTCGGTTACGTCAAGAGACAGGGATGCGCGCAACGTTAATGTTGGTCGATGCCATTGTCGATGTCATTTTGGGAATTTTGTTTATCTTGAATATTCCAGCTGGAGTGGCTGCTTTAGGTTATATCTTTGCATTCTGGTTCTTGTTCGATTCAATTGTGGCATTATTGAATGTCGGCCATCTCAAGCAATTTAACACAGGCCTATACATCGTTTCGATGATTCTGAATATCTTAGGCGTAATCGTTGGGATCTTATTGTTAATGGATCCAGTGGTGACTGCCGTAACGATGGTGACCCTAGTTGGTTTTTACTTTGCTTTCTTTGGGATTAATGCCATCATCATCGCATTTGCAAGACGTTTATAG
- the rapZ gene encoding RNase adapter RapZ, with amino-acid sequence MTDTLNLVVITGMSGAGKTVAMQSFEDLGYFCVDNMPPTLLPKFWELVKESGKVTKIALVIDLRSRAFYDEIIEMLANLDNTQFVTTKILFLDASDEELVSRYKETRRSHPLAMEGRLMDGIQKERRLLTEIRNRAQMVVDTSTMSPRQLREKIFHVFKTSDNPSFHIEVMSFGFKYGLPIDADIVMDVRFLPNPYYVPAFKELNGLDQPVRDYVMAQPATEKFYEQFSGLLKDIMPGYLKEGKTSVTIAIGCTGGQHRSVALAQRLADDLSFDYPVDVTHRDMKKRKETVNRS; translated from the coding sequence ATGACAGATACATTGAACTTAGTAGTGATTACAGGGATGAGTGGTGCCGGGAAAACCGTTGCCATGCAAAGTTTTGAAGATCTAGGTTATTTTTGTGTCGACAATATGCCACCGACATTGCTACCTAAGTTTTGGGAATTGGTTAAGGAGTCCGGCAAAGTGACTAAGATTGCATTAGTGATTGATTTGCGCTCACGTGCTTTTTACGATGAGATCATTGAAATGCTTGCTAACCTTGATAATACCCAATTCGTGACGACTAAGATTCTCTTCTTGGATGCATCAGATGAGGAATTGGTTTCGCGATACAAGGAAACACGCCGTTCCCACCCACTAGCGATGGAGGGGCGTTTAATGGACGGTATTCAAAAAGAACGGCGCCTGTTAACTGAAATTCGCAATCGAGCACAGATGGTGGTGGATACTTCAACCATGTCACCACGACAATTAAGAGAAAAGATTTTTCATGTCTTCAAGACGTCAGATAATCCGTCATTCCATATTGAAGTGATGTCATTTGGGTTTAAATACGGTTTACCAATTGATGCGGATATCGTCATGGATGTCCGTTTCTTACCGAACCCATACTATGTGCCAGCATTTAAGGAATTAAACGGTTTAGACCAACCGGTTAGAGACTATGTAATGGCGCAGCCAGCGACTGAAAAGTTCTACGAACAATTTAGTGGGCTGTTAAAAGACATCATGCCAGGTTATCTCAAGGAAGGCAAAACAAGTGTGACAATTGCGATTGGCTGTACCGGCGGGCAACACCGTTCAGTAGCGCTTGCCCAACGATTGGCTGATGATTTATCGTTCGATTATCCGGTTGACGTGACCCACCGGGATATGAAGAAACGCAAGGAAACGGTTAACCGGTCATGA
- a CDS encoding gluconeogenesis factor YvcK family protein, with protein sequence MTATNRIIRVIKGRRPKVVVIGGGTGLPVILKSLREQNADATAIVTVADDGGSSGVIRDYINVVPPGDIRNVLVALSDLPQLTLDIFQYRFKSHDAFFSGHAIGNLIIAALSEMESGIFDAVQRLSEMMAVDGHIYPAANVALSLNAEFKDGTQLTGESEITAARKQIKRVWVSKTDQDDTAAPEAVQQVVDAILAADVVVLGPGSLFTSILPNLMIKNLGAAVKQTKAEVIYICNIMTQKGETEHFTDADHVRVLNDHLGQNFVDTVLVNTAQVPENYLDHQKYDEILWPVEHDFDGLRGLGCRVISDNFLKLKDHGVFHNGQKVASEIMNLAFQVNTAKRGE encoded by the coding sequence ATGACAGCTACTAATCGGATTATCCGGGTCATTAAAGGGCGACGACCAAAAGTCGTTGTGATTGGTGGCGGCACTGGACTACCCGTTATCTTAAAGAGTCTCCGTGAACAGAATGCGGATGCTACGGCAATTGTCACGGTTGCCGATGATGGCGGTTCATCCGGCGTTATTCGCGATTACATTAACGTGGTACCACCTGGTGATATTCGGAATGTATTAGTCGCCTTGTCAGATTTACCACAGTTAACGCTCGATATTTTTCAATACCGCTTTAAATCACACGATGCCTTTTTCTCAGGGCATGCGATTGGTAATTTAATTATTGCGGCGTTATCTGAAATGGAATCAGGTATTTTTGATGCTGTTCAACGGTTATCAGAAATGATGGCGGTTGACGGTCATATTTATCCTGCGGCCAATGTTGCGCTGTCGTTGAATGCTGAATTTAAAGACGGCACCCAGTTAACAGGGGAATCTGAGATTACTGCAGCACGCAAGCAGATTAAGCGTGTTTGGGTCTCAAAAACGGATCAAGATGATACTGCAGCACCCGAAGCCGTTCAACAAGTGGTTGATGCGATTTTGGCTGCCGATGTGGTTGTCTTAGGACCCGGCAGTTTGTTTACCAGTATTTTACCGAATCTAATGATTAAAAACTTAGGTGCGGCAGTCAAGCAAACTAAGGCGGAAGTGATTTACATTTGTAATATCATGACGCAAAAAGGGGAAACGGAACACTTTACCGATGCCGATCACGTCCGCGTGTTGAATGATCATCTTGGTCAGAACTTCGTGGACACGGTTTTGGTTAATACCGCACAAGTCCCTGAAAACTATTTGGATCATCAAAAGTACGACGAAATTCTCTGGCCGGTTGAACATGACTTTGATGGCTTACGAGGATTGGGTTGTCGAGTGATTTCCGATAACTTTTTGAAGTTGAAAGATCATGGTGTGTTCCATAATGGACAAAAAGTAGCGAGTGAAATTATGAATCTTGCTTTCCAGGTCAATACAGCTAAGCGAGGTGAATAA
- the whiA gene encoding DNA-binding protein WhiA, with product MASYASEVKKELTQLEVHPEHARAELAALIRMNGSLSLMNHQFVLNVQTENPAIARRIYSLLKQNYQVESELLVRRKMKLKKNNQYIVRLKYDTNTVLKDLDIVEEDGFTIHTKVSEDVINEDQRVRSYLRGAFLAGGSVNNPETSRYHLEIYSLYEEHNQDIARMMNRFGLNAKTTFRRSGYITYLKEAEKIADFLQVIGATNAMLKFEDIRIVRDMRNSVNRLVNCETANMNKTIDAATKQIENIEYLRDTVGLDNLPAKLREIALLRLEFPDITLKELGEKMPSGAISKSGINHRLRKLNQLAEAHQQGNG from the coding sequence GTGGCCTCATATGCAAGTGAAGTGAAGAAAGAACTGACGCAACTTGAAGTGCATCCTGAACATGCACGAGCGGAATTAGCCGCTTTAATTCGGATGAATGGGTCACTGAGCTTGATGAATCACCAATTTGTTTTAAACGTTCAAACTGAGAATCCGGCGATTGCTCGCCGGATTTATAGTTTATTGAAACAAAATTATCAAGTTGAATCCGAATTACTAGTACGTCGCAAAATGAAGTTAAAAAAGAATAATCAATACATCGTGCGCTTAAAGTATGATACCAATACCGTTTTAAAAGACCTTGATATTGTTGAGGAGGACGGTTTTACCATTCATACAAAGGTGTCAGAAGATGTCATTAATGAAGATCAGCGCGTCCGTTCTTATTTGCGGGGCGCTTTTCTAGCCGGTGGCTCAGTGAATAATCCTGAAACAAGCCGGTACCATCTGGAGATCTATTCATTATACGAAGAGCATAATCAAGATATTGCGCGCATGATGAATCGTTTTGGCTTAAATGCCAAAACGACTTTCCGACGGAGTGGGTACATCACTTATCTGAAAGAGGCTGAAAAAATTGCTGATTTTCTACAAGTGATTGGTGCTACCAACGCGATGTTGAAGTTTGAGGACATTCGGATTGTGCGGGATATGCGTAATTCGGTTAATCGCTTAGTCAATTGTGAAACCGCAAATATGAATAAGACAATTGATGCTGCTACAAAACAAATCGAAAATATCGAATACTTGCGCGACACCGTCGGATTAGATAATTTACCGGCGAAGTTGCGTGAGATTGCGCTACTCCGTTTGGAATTTCCAGATATTACGTTGAAGGAACTTGGGGAAAAAATGCCGAGTGGGGCAATTTCGAAGTCGGGGATTAATCATCGGCTCAGAAAATTGAATCAACTTGCCGAAGCCCACCAACAGGGGAATGGATAA
- a CDS encoding MarR family winged helix-turn-helix transcriptional regulator, with product MVKPVVLDEQLCFSIYRAQKAYNHFYGKVLKPYGLTYPQFIAMLALWEHGKMSVKELGHHLELDSGTLTPLLKRLEADGWVSRNRASDDERRVDVTLTEKAESQKEEIYERVGACTNYLDFSSDKYHELRQEMNEVEHHLNAIQMDNARFS from the coding sequence ATGGTTAAACCAGTAGTATTAGATGAACAACTCTGTTTTTCGATTTACCGCGCACAAAAGGCTTACAATCATTTCTACGGTAAGGTATTAAAACCTTACGGATTAACATATCCACAATTCATCGCAATGCTTGCATTGTGGGAACATGGCAAGATGTCAGTGAAAGAATTAGGGCACCATTTAGAACTTGATAGTGGGACACTAACACCGCTTTTGAAACGCTTAGAAGCTGATGGTTGGGTAAGCCGGAATCGTGCATCAGACGATGAACGCCGAGTTGACGTTACCTTAACTGAAAAAGCAGAAAGTCAAAAAGAAGAAATCTACGAACGGGTTGGTGCTTGCACAAACTATCTCGATTTCTCAAGCGATAAGTATCATGAATTACGTCAAGAAATGAATGAAGTTGAACATCATTTGAATGCGATTCAAATGGATAATGCACGTTTTTCATAA
- a CDS encoding DsbA family protein has product MDISVIKSENVTTTGGITIGQPDAPLTSIEFINAACPYCRKWFLKSEETMTEAVKAGRLKRIIKPFGKDKEDLQLGNLAHTYLPFDQPEIVLQTLSFLFTHQKTWRNDLTPDEFKKYIDQNLKLTPQDNAENLAAIIAEADRANIKFVPTIIIGDHIFDESIDMTDLSQLLK; this is encoded by the coding sequence ATGGATATTAGTGTGATTAAAAGCGAGAATGTGACAACCACCGGCGGTATTACAATTGGTCAGCCAGATGCACCATTAACATCAATTGAATTTATCAACGCCGCTTGTCCTTATTGCCGCAAGTGGTTTTTAAAATCCGAAGAAACGATGACTGAAGCAGTCAAAGCTGGTCGGCTAAAACGTATTATCAAACCTTTTGGTAAGGATAAAGAGGATCTACAACTGGGGAATTTAGCCCATACCTATTTACCTTTTGATCAACCCGAAATAGTGCTGCAAACACTATCATTCTTGTTTACGCATCAAAAAACATGGCGTAATGATCTGACACCAGATGAATTTAAAAAATACATCGATCAAAATCTCAAATTAACGCCACAAGATAATGCAGAAAATTTAGCCGCAATTATTGCTGAAGCCGATCGTGCCAATATTAAATTCGTCCCGACCATCATTATTGGTGACCATATCTTTGATGAATCAATTGATATGACTGACTTAAGTCAACTACTAAAATAA
- the clpP gene encoding ATP-dependent Clp endopeptidase proteolytic subunit ClpP: MLVPTVIEQTSRGERAYDIYSRLLKDRIIMLSGEVNDQMANTIIAQLLFLDAQDSDKDISIYINSPGGSVTAGLAIMDTMNFIKSDVQTIAMGMAASMASVLLSAGTKGKRFALPNSTVLIHQPLGGAQGQQTEIEIAAREILKTRKRLNQILADNSGQTFEKLQADTDRDNYMTAQEAKDYGLIDDIMVNQPK; the protein is encoded by the coding sequence ATGTTAGTACCGACAGTTATCGAACAAACATCTCGTGGCGAACGTGCTTACGATATTTACTCTCGTTTACTAAAAGACCGGATTATCATGTTATCTGGTGAAGTGAACGACCAAATGGCTAACACAATCATTGCGCAATTATTATTCTTGGACGCGCAAGATTCAGATAAGGACATCTCAATCTACATTAACTCACCTGGTGGTTCTGTGACCGCAGGGTTAGCCATCATGGATACGATGAACTTCATCAAGTCTGATGTCCAAACAATCGCAATGGGGATGGCTGCTTCTATGGCCAGTGTTTTACTTTCAGCTGGGACAAAGGGCAAACGTTTTGCATTGCCTAACTCAACTGTCTTGATTCACCAACCTTTAGGTGGTGCACAAGGCCAACAAACTGAAATTGAAATCGCAGCGCGCGAAATTTTGAAGACTCGGAAACGTTTAAACCAAATTTTGGCAGACAACTCAGGCCAAACCTTCGAAAAATTACAAGCTGACACTGATCGTGATAACTACATGACAGCGCAAGAAGCAAAAGATTACGGTTTGATTGACGATATTATGGTCAACCAACCAAAATAG